From the genome of Pseudomonas sp. gcc21, one region includes:
- a CDS encoding K+/H+ antiporter subunit F: protein MTTLLTLTILFAQGCTMLAMLFCAIRLLLGPSAQDRVLALDTLWMCGMILALVMGIRFANDVYFEMALLIALTGFVSSIALAKFLTRGEIIE from the coding sequence ATGACGACATTGCTGACCCTGACCATTCTCTTTGCCCAGGGCTGTACCATGCTGGCCATGCTGTTCTGCGCCATCCGACTGTTGCTCGGTCCAAGCGCCCAGGACCGTGTGCTGGCGCTGGATACGCTGTGGATGTGCGGCATGATCCTGGCGCTGGTGATGGGCATTCGCTTTGCCAATGACGTCTATTTCGAGATGGCGCTGCTGATCGCGTTGACCGGTTTTGTTTCCTCGATTGCGCTGGCCAAGTTTCTCACCCGGGGGGAGATCATCGAATGA
- the mnhG gene encoding monovalent cation/H(+) antiporter subunit G, whose translation MSVVHVDLPLWLAIPFALLLLLGSLIILIGALGLLRLPSFYQRIHGPAITITLGTGCFLLASMLYFSGLETRPVLHELLISAFLLLTAPVTSMMIMRASVYRDLRGGRIIRRSDGSESYRFPTNDDE comes from the coding sequence ATGAGCGTCGTTCATGTCGATCTCCCGCTCTGGCTGGCCATTCCCTTCGCGCTGCTACTGCTGCTGGGCAGCCTGATCATTCTGATCGGTGCCCTTGGCCTGTTGCGACTGCCCAGTTTCTATCAGCGTATTCACGGCCCTGCCATCACTATCACGCTCGGTACCGGCTGCTTCCTGCTTGCTTCCATGCTCTATTTCAGCGGTCTGGAAACACGGCCGGTACTGCATGAACTGCTGATTTCGGCCTTCCTGCTGCTAACCGCGCCGGTGACCTCGATGATGATCATGCGCGCCTCGGTTTATCGGGATCTGCGCGGCGGTCGAATCATTCGACGATCAGACGGCAGCGAAAGCTATCGCTTTCCAACAAACGATGATGAGTGA
- a CDS encoding AI-2E family transporter: MTDENGREPFADHRAPAPIDPEAQLDPIAIPVSQPATVSPTVWLLGLAAVYTLYFAKTLLMPIVVAMLFSLLLGPLVTGLKRIYVPRTVSAVVIMAVLLGPFTLLVMQLTEPAQKWAKQLPDLSEQLTERLDEFTESLQSERRRAPAAPAPQPAQVEEEEERGFRLFGWFRGDKEEEPEPEPPPVVVEPPLKEEDQVSARIRQGGMEAVISVLSATPLVLAQLVTSVILILFLLIFGPNLFAAFVDVFPHARDKRMTIMLVREIQRELSRYILTVSIINTCLGLVTGGALWLYGVEDAMLWGALVALANFAPYVGPILAMIILAIAGLVQYGPELAALMPVLIFFCINLVEAQFVTPIMLGRNMRLNPLVVMVWLILWGWMWGAVGVLLAVPLLVCLKLAAARMNILPDWVRVIETRA; the protein is encoded by the coding sequence ATGACCGACGAGAACGGCAGGGAGCCGTTCGCTGACCATCGCGCACCAGCCCCTATTGATCCCGAAGCCCAGCTAGACCCTATAGCAATCCCAGTGTCCCAGCCCGCAACGGTTTCCCCGACCGTCTGGCTGCTGGGACTTGCTGCTGTCTACACGCTTTATTTCGCCAAGACGCTGCTGATGCCCATAGTGGTAGCGATGCTGTTTTCGCTATTGCTGGGCCCGTTGGTTACCGGACTCAAACGCATTTACGTTCCGCGGACGGTGTCTGCGGTCGTTATCATGGCGGTGCTGCTTGGCCCCTTCACCCTGCTTGTCATGCAGCTGACCGAGCCAGCCCAGAAATGGGCAAAGCAGTTGCCTGATCTGTCTGAACAGCTCACCGAGCGGCTGGATGAATTCACCGAAAGCCTGCAATCCGAACGCAGGCGCGCTCCGGCTGCGCCTGCACCTCAGCCAGCGCAGGTCGAAGAGGAGGAGGAACGGGGTTTCCGGCTGTTCGGCTGGTTTCGTGGAGACAAGGAAGAGGAGCCCGAGCCGGAGCCGCCACCCGTGGTGGTCGAGCCGCCGTTGAAAGAGGAAGACCAGGTCAGCGCGCGCATACGGCAGGGTGGAATGGAAGCGGTGATTTCCGTGTTGAGTGCGACCCCGCTGGTACTTGCCCAGCTGGTGACCAGCGTGATTCTGATCCTGTTTCTGCTGATCTTCGGGCCCAACCTGTTCGCCGCCTTCGTTGACGTTTTCCCGCATGCTCGTGATAAGCGCATGACCATCATGCTGGTGCGTGAGATCCAGCGCGAGCTGTCGCGCTACATCCTGACAGTCAGCATCATCAATACCTGCCTGGGCCTGGTGACGGGCGGCGCCTTGTGGCTGTATGGCGTTGAGGACGCGATGCTCTGGGGCGCGCTCGTAGCATTGGCCAACTTCGCGCCCTACGTGGGTCCGATCCTGGCGATGATCATTCTGGCGATCGCCGGGCTGGTGCAGTACGGGCCAGAGCTGGCAGCGCTGATGCCGGTGTTGATCTTCTTCTGCATCAATCTGGTCGAGGCGCAGTTTGTGACGCCGATCATGCTCGGCCGCAATATGCGACTCAACCCGCTGGTGGTGATGGTCTGGCTGATTCTTTGGGGCTGGATGTGGGGCGCGGTGGGCGTGCTATTGGCAGTCCCCCTGCTGGTATGCCTGAAGCTCGCCGCCGCACGTATGAATATCCTGCCGGACTGGGTGCGGGTGATCGAAACCCGGGCTTGA
- a CDS encoding Na+/H+ antiporter subunit E, producing MSRWLPSPILSAALLIMWLLLNQSISPGQLLIGVLLAIAAPILSRPLRPFTVVVKKPMVMLRLAGWSLKEIIRSSFNVSRIILFTRHERLNSQFIRIPLDLRDPYGLAVLSCIINSTPGTVWVEIMPDSNDLALHVFDLHDASWWVDMIKTRYEQPLIEIFEQGDP from the coding sequence ATGAGTCGCTGGCTGCCGTCGCCGATTCTCTCGGCGGCATTGTTGATCATGTGGTTGCTGCTGAACCAGAGCATCTCCCCGGGGCAGCTGCTGATTGGCGTGCTATTGGCTATTGCCGCGCCCATCCTGTCGCGCCCGCTGCGGCCATTCACCGTTGTGGTGAAAAAGCCGATGGTGATGCTGCGGCTGGCCGGCTGGTCGTTGAAGGAAATCATCCGTTCGAGTTTCAACGTCAGCCGAATCATTCTGTTCACTCGGCACGAGCGCCTGAATTCACAATTCATCCGCATTCCGCTGGATCTGCGCGATCCATACGGGCTGGCGGTTCTGTCATGCATCATCAATTCGACCCCGGGGACCGTCTGGGTGGAGATCATGCCGGACAGCAACGACCTGGCGCTGCATGTATTCGACCTGCACGATGCCAGCTGGTGGGTGGATATGATCAAGACCCGCTACGAACAACCACTCATCGAAATCTTCGAACAGGGTGATCCATGA
- a CDS encoding trans-acting enoyl reductase family protein, with protein sequence MRKTPEFDIVVYGATGYTGRLVAEYLAREYADDKTLRWAMAGRNAEKLAAVRDEIGAPAETPLVVADASDPASLYAMVERTRVVLTTVGPYQLYGSELVAACAESGTDYVDLCGEPAWMRQMIDAHADAAKASGARIVFSCGFDSIPFDLGVYYLQQAANERFGGPVSRVKGRVRKMKGTFSGGTAASLKATMAAAKANPEIYQLLSNHFALAPGFTGPEQPPASKPEYDASLDSWAAPFIMAAINTRNVHRSNSLLGHAYGEHFVYDEMLLTGPGEQGKAIAEAVASDRSLSSDEAPKPGEGPTAQERENGYYDILFIGESDDGKTIKASVSGKRDPGYGSTSRMIAESAVCLVRDATDTAGGIWTTAPAMGERLIKRLTEHAGLTFKLED encoded by the coding sequence ATGCGAAAAACACCGGAATTCGACATAGTTGTTTATGGAGCGACGGGCTATACAGGCCGCCTGGTAGCCGAATACCTGGCGCGGGAATATGCCGATGACAAGACGTTACGCTGGGCGATGGCGGGTCGTAATGCGGAAAAACTGGCAGCGGTGCGCGACGAGATCGGCGCTCCTGCTGAGACGCCTCTGGTCGTCGCTGATGCCAGTGATCCGGCCAGCCTTTACGCGATGGTCGAGCGAACGCGCGTGGTGCTGACCACCGTCGGACCTTATCAGCTGTATGGCTCGGAACTGGTGGCCGCGTGCGCTGAGAGCGGGACCGATTATGTAGACCTGTGCGGCGAACCCGCGTGGATGCGCCAGATGATCGACGCACATGCCGACGCGGCCAAGGCCAGCGGTGCACGCATCGTGTTCTCCTGCGGTTTTGATTCGATCCCTTTCGATCTGGGAGTGTACTACCTGCAACAGGCCGCGAACGAGCGGTTCGGTGGGCCAGTATCGAGGGTCAAGGGCCGGGTCAGAAAAATGAAAGGCACCTTCTCCGGAGGAACCGCAGCCAGCCTTAAAGCAACCATGGCGGCGGCCAAGGCCAATCCGGAGATATATCAGCTGCTCAGCAATCACTTTGCGCTTGCGCCGGGCTTCACCGGGCCCGAGCAACCGCCGGCGAGTAAGCCTGAGTATGATGCGAGCCTGGATAGCTGGGCTGCGCCCTTCATCATGGCAGCGATCAATACGCGTAATGTTCATCGCTCCAACTCGCTGCTTGGCCACGCCTACGGCGAGCATTTTGTCTATGACGAGATGCTATTGACCGGCCCCGGCGAGCAGGGCAAAGCCATTGCCGAGGCGGTGGCGTCGGACCGTTCGCTTTCCAGCGACGAGGCTCCGAAGCCGGGTGAAGGACCGACTGCGCAGGAGCGAGAGAACGGCTATTACGACATCCTGTTCATCGGTGAGTCGGATGACGGCAAAACCATCAAAGCCAGCGTTTCCGGCAAGCGAGACCCGGGATACGGCTCGACATCACGCATGATCGCCGAGAGCGCGGTCTGTCTGGTACGCGATGCAACCGATACTGCCGGGGGTATCTGGACCACTGCCCCAGCCATGGGCGAGCGGCTCATCAAACGGCTGACCGAGCATGCCGGCTTGACGTTCAAGCTGGAAGACTGA
- the msrA gene encoding peptide-methionine (S)-S-oxide reductase MsrA: MFFRSIPEHKMRLPTAEEALPGRDTPIPTSETHTVLGTPIKPPFPEGMQQIIFGMGCFWGVERLFWKMDGVFTTAAGYAGGVTPNPTYEEVCSGMTGHNEVVLVVFDPQRVSLDDLLKVFWEGHDPTQGMRQGNDAGTQYRSGIYLTDEAQREAAEASRELFSQALAAAGRPDITTEIVPAQRFYYAESYHQQYLDKNPGGYCGIGGTGVCMPPRS; encoded by the coding sequence ATGTTCTTCCGCAGCATTCCCGAACATAAAATGCGCTTACCCACTGCCGAGGAAGCACTACCCGGCCGCGATACACCCATCCCGACGAGCGAGACGCATACCGTTCTTGGTACGCCGATCAAGCCGCCCTTCCCTGAAGGCATGCAGCAGATCATTTTCGGCATGGGTTGTTTCTGGGGTGTCGAGCGGCTGTTCTGGAAGATGGACGGCGTGTTCACCACGGCGGCAGGCTATGCCGGCGGCGTGACGCCCAACCCGACGTACGAAGAGGTGTGTTCCGGCATGACCGGACACAACGAGGTAGTACTGGTGGTGTTTGACCCGCAACGGGTCAGCCTCGATGATTTGCTCAAGGTGTTCTGGGAAGGGCATGATCCGACCCAGGGTATGCGCCAGGGCAATGATGCAGGCACGCAGTACCGCTCAGGCATCTATCTGACTGACGAGGCTCAGCGCGAAGCTGCCGAAGCCAGTCGCGAACTGTTCTCCCAGGCATTGGCCGCAGCTGGCCGTCCCGACATCACCACCGAGATTGTCCCGGCTCAGCGCTTTTACTACGCCGAAAGCTACCACCAGCAATATCTTGATAAAAATCCGGGCGGGTACTGCGGTATTGGCGGAACGGGTGTGTGCATGCCGCCTCGCTCGTAA
- a CDS encoding DMT family transporter: MTHSRALLSMHVAALMFGLTGIFGKLIQAGPVVIVLGRALFAVAALFLFARLFTRPILRGVTRQRFLQLAMCGFFLGVHWLTFFHAVKIAGVGIGTLGFASFPAFVVILEMIFWREQPSPRDLLKVGLICIGLVLVAPAFNLSHGATTGLLWAILSGFCFAAVSVGNRLTSGHLHAVQVAFWQNIVIFACLLPFSGVALVQVDALDWLWLALLGLFCTGLAHGLFVASLTVLKARVASLFFALEPVYGILFAWYLFGEEPTIRMLLGGLLIISALALVSRAPEPA; the protein is encoded by the coding sequence ATGACCCATAGCCGCGCCCTGTTGAGCATGCATGTGGCTGCGTTGATGTTCGGCTTGACCGGGATATTCGGCAAGCTGATCCAGGCCGGCCCGGTGGTGATCGTACTCGGCCGTGCGCTGTTTGCGGTGGCAGCCTTGTTCTTGTTTGCCCGTCTATTTACTCGCCCGATCCTGCGTGGCGTAACACGGCAGCGATTCCTGCAACTGGCGATGTGCGGCTTTTTTCTCGGCGTGCACTGGCTGACCTTTTTCCATGCGGTGAAGATTGCCGGCGTGGGCATCGGCACCCTGGGGTTCGCCAGCTTTCCAGCCTTCGTGGTCATTCTCGAAATGATTTTCTGGCGCGAACAGCCCAGCCCCCGCGACCTGCTCAAGGTCGGCCTGATCTGTATTGGCCTGGTCTTGGTCGCCCCGGCTTTTAACCTTAGCCACGGCGCCACGACCGGTCTGCTATGGGCGATCCTGTCGGGTTTCTGCTTCGCAGCGGTATCCGTTGGCAATCGTCTGACCAGCGGCCATCTGCATGCTGTGCAGGTGGCTTTCTGGCAAAACATCGTGATATTTGCCTGCCTGCTACCCTTCAGCGGCGTTGCCTTGGTCCAGGTCGATGCGCTTGACTGGCTATGGCTGGCGCTGCTCGGGCTGTTCTGCACAGGGCTGGCGCACGGATTGTTCGTCGCCAGCCTGACAGTACTCAAGGCACGTGTTGCGTCCCTGTTCTTCGCGCTCGAGCCCGTCTACGGGATTCTGTTTGCCTGGTATCTGTTCGGTGAGGAGCCGACCATTCGCATGCTGCTGGGAGGTCTGCTGATTATCTCGGCGCTGGCTCTGGTCAGCCGCGCCCCGGAGCCAGCCTGA
- a CDS encoding Na+/H+ antiporter subunit C: MEVVIAIAIGVLFGSGVWLILRPRTFQVITGLLLLSYAVNLFIFIMGRLSINLPPLTLEEGPIDPALYADPVPQALVLTAIVIGFATTALYLVVLLASRGMTGTDHVEGREPDV, from the coding sequence ATGGAAGTCGTCATCGCCATCGCCATCGGCGTACTGTTCGGTTCGGGTGTCTGGCTGATCCTGCGCCCGCGCACCTTTCAGGTCATAACCGGGTTGCTGCTGCTGAGCTACGCGGTGAACCTGTTCATCTTCATCATGGGCCGGTTATCGATCAACCTTCCTCCGCTCACTTTGGAAGAAGGCCCAATTGATCCCGCGCTCTATGCCGATCCCGTGCCCCAGGCACTGGTGCTCACGGCCATCGTTATCGGCTTCGCTACGACCGCCTTGTATCTGGTGGTATTGCTGGCGTCACGCGGCATGACCGGTACGGACCATGTCGAAGGCCGGGAGCCGGACGTATGA
- a CDS encoding monovalent cation/H+ antiporter subunit A, producing MLLLILILAPFLGSVVAAFLPANARNSEAWLAGLVGLIGFGITLSLLPAIGNGEVVRFTAEWLPGQDLNFILRMDGLAWLFSLLILGIFLLVVLYARYYMSPKDPVPRFFAFLLAFMGAMLGIVLSGNLIQLVMFWELTSLISFLLIGYWHHRADARRGARMAFTVTATGGLCLLAGVLVLGHIVGSYNLDVVLASGNTIRNHPLYLTTLVLIALGALTKSAQFPFHFWLPHAMAAPTPVSAFLHSATMVKAGIFLLMRLWPVLAGTPEWEWVIGGAGICTRLIGAFIAIFQHDLKGLLAYSTISHLGLITALLGIGTPLAMVAAIFHTVNHATFKASLFMAVGIIDHECGTRDMRRLRGLYRPMPHTATLAIVASAAMAGVPLLNGFISKEMFFAEAIQVGSDNNWWMSLVAIAMGIFGVAYSLRFIYVFFGQTATDLPSTPHEPPRWMRVPVELLVLSCLIVGVMPALTIGPLLHNAVEAVLGVRTPTYSLAVWHGLNRPLLMSLIALVGGVLLYALLRSRFGLTQRDRVPFLHRFNGKQAYESTMLELMALAARLEKLLGTRRLQPQLLLMILAGVSVTLIVSWVVPHGWILRPPETLNLPFAALWTVGCACALAAAWQAKYHRLAALMLIGGTGIVVSITFLWLSAPDLALTQLMVETVTTVLILLGLRWLPPRILNRETEARVNRLARARRTRDFILAVVAGTGMAALSYLVLLHPTGSKIGDFFLERALSEGGGSNVVNVLLVDFRGFDTFGELAVLSIVALTVYALLRRFRPAPESIPIPAQQANSIDPATRQTPAQQANSGYLMVPSVYLRLLLPIFGVVAAYFFMRGHNLPGGGFVAGLILSVAIIIQYMLAGTAWVEANLRLQPHRWIASGLAITAATGLGAWLLGYPFLTSHTAHLVLPVFGEVHVPSAFLFDLGVFCVVVGSTMLILIALAHQSVRSHRVPVGASVPAAPASKEIL from the coding sequence ATGCTGTTACTGATCCTCATCCTCGCACCCTTCCTTGGCAGTGTCGTCGCGGCATTTCTACCCGCTAACGCACGCAATAGCGAGGCGTGGCTGGCTGGCCTGGTAGGCCTCATCGGGTTCGGCATCACTCTGTCGCTGTTGCCGGCTATTGGTAATGGCGAGGTGGTGCGCTTCACCGCTGAATGGTTACCCGGGCAGGATCTCAATTTCATCCTGCGCATGGACGGGCTGGCCTGGCTGTTCAGCTTGCTGATACTCGGCATATTCCTGCTGGTAGTGCTGTATGCGCGCTACTACATGTCGCCAAAGGACCCTGTTCCGCGCTTCTTCGCGTTCCTGCTGGCTTTCATGGGCGCGATGCTCGGCATTGTGCTGTCCGGAAACCTGATCCAGCTGGTCATGTTCTGGGAGCTGACCAGCCTGATTTCGTTCCTGCTGATCGGTTACTGGCACCACCGGGCCGATGCCCGGCGCGGCGCGCGCATGGCCTTCACGGTTACCGCAACCGGCGGCCTGTGCCTGCTTGCCGGGGTGCTGGTGCTCGGACATATTGTCGGCAGCTACAATCTCGACGTGGTACTCGCCTCCGGTAACACCATCCGCAACCATCCGCTGTATCTGACCACGCTGGTATTGATCGCCCTCGGCGCACTGACCAAGAGCGCGCAGTTTCCCTTTCATTTCTGGCTGCCGCACGCCATGGCAGCGCCCACCCCTGTTTCGGCCTTTCTGCATTCGGCAACCATGGTCAAGGCCGGCATCTTTCTGCTGATGCGGCTCTGGCCGGTCCTGGCGGGCACGCCGGAGTGGGAATGGGTCATTGGCGGTGCCGGCATCTGCACCAGGCTGATCGGCGCTTTCATCGCCATTTTCCAGCATGACCTCAAAGGATTACTGGCGTATTCAACGATCAGTCATCTGGGTCTTATCACCGCCCTGCTGGGTATCGGCACGCCGTTGGCGATGGTCGCGGCGATCTTCCACACCGTTAACCACGCCACCTTCAAGGCATCGCTTTTCATGGCGGTCGGCATCATCGACCATGAATGCGGCACCCGCGACATGCGCCGGTTACGCGGGCTTTACCGTCCCATGCCGCATACCGCCACGCTGGCCATCGTCGCCAGCGCAGCCATGGCCGGGGTGCCCTTGCTCAACGGTTTCATTTCCAAGGAAATGTTCTTCGCCGAAGCAATTCAGGTGGGTTCGGATAACAACTGGTGGATGTCGCTGGTTGCCATCGCCATGGGCATCTTTGGTGTCGCCTACTCGTTGCGTTTCATCTACGTATTCTTCGGCCAAACCGCCACCGATCTGCCCAGTACGCCCCATGAACCGCCACGCTGGATGCGCGTTCCTGTCGAATTGCTGGTGTTGTCCTGTCTGATCGTCGGCGTCATGCCTGCATTAACCATCGGGCCGCTGCTGCATAACGCTGTCGAAGCGGTCCTGGGCGTGCGCACGCCCACGTACAGCCTGGCCGTCTGGCATGGCCTGAATAGGCCGTTGCTGATGAGCCTGATCGCGCTGGTCGGCGGCGTGCTGCTCTACGCGCTGCTGCGGTCCCGCTTTGGCCTGACCCAGCGTGACCGCGTGCCATTTCTGCACCGCTTCAACGGCAAGCAGGCCTATGAAAGCACCATGCTCGAACTGATGGCCCTCGCGGCGCGACTCGAGAAGCTGCTCGGCACCCGTCGATTACAGCCGCAGCTTCTTCTGATGATACTGGCCGGCGTATCGGTAACGCTGATCGTCAGTTGGGTAGTGCCGCATGGCTGGATTCTGAGACCACCCGAGACGCTCAACCTGCCCTTCGCTGCCTTGTGGACTGTGGGCTGTGCCTGCGCACTCGCCGCGGCCTGGCAGGCTAAATATCATCGTCTGGCTGCACTGATGCTGATCGGCGGTACGGGCATAGTGGTCAGCATCACCTTCCTGTGGCTGTCCGCCCCTGATCTGGCGCTGACCCAGTTGATGGTCGAGACCGTCACAACCGTGCTGATCCTGCTGGGCTTGCGCTGGCTGCCGCCGCGTATTCTGAACCGCGAAACCGAAGCCCGGGTCAACCGGCTGGCACGCGCCAGACGCACCCGGGATTTTATCCTGGCGGTGGTCGCCGGCACGGGTATGGCTGCGCTCAGCTATCTGGTGTTGTTGCATCCGACTGGCAGCAAAATAGGCGATTTCTTCCTTGAGCGCGCACTCAGCGAAGGCGGCGGCAGCAATGTAGTGAACGTGCTGCTGGTCGATTTCCGCGGCTTCGATACTTTCGGTGAGCTGGCCGTACTGAGTATCGTGGCACTCACCGTCTATGCACTACTGCGTCGATTCCGTCCCGCGCCCGAAAGTATTCCGATCCCGGCGCAGCAGGCCAACAGTATCGATCCTGCGACCCGCCAGACCCCGGCGCAACAGGCCAACAGCGGCTATCTGATGGTGCCAAGCGTATACCTGCGGCTGTTACTGCCCATCTTCGGCGTGGTGGCCGCCTACTTCTTCATGCGCGGGCATAACCTGCCGGGTGGCGGCTTCGTCGCGGGGCTGATCCTTTCCGTCGCCATTATCATCCAGTACATGCTGGCTGGCACCGCCTGGGTCGAAGCCAACCTGCGTCTGCAGCCACACCGCTGGATTGCTAGCGGGCTCGCCATCACCGCAGCTACGGGCCTGGGCGCCTGGCTGCTCGGTTACCCCTTCCTGACCAGCCACACGGCGCACCTTGTCCTGCCGGTATTTGGCGAGGTGCACGTACCCAGTGCATTTCTCTTCGACCTGGGCGTTTTTTGCGTAGTTGTGGGCAGCACCATGCTGATCCTTATCGCCCTTGCCCACCAGTCGGTGCGCAGCCACCGGGTACCTGTCGGAGCGTCGGTGCCAGCCGCGCCGGCCAGCAAGGAGATCCTCTGA
- a CDS encoding monovalent cation/H+ antiporter subunit D, producing the protein MSSHWLDQLLLTPILIPLLAAAALVIINQRRHQLKFSINLISCLALLANAVALVYLTDTEHWPRDIGVYLAANWATPFGIALMADRLAAMMLLLTAIIALASLLYAYARWSRTGVHFHSLFQFLLMGINGAFLTGDLFNLFVFFEIMLAASYGLVLHGFNAARVRAGMQYIVINLVSSLFFLIGVALIYAAAGTLNMADLATQLTGLTPTDRLLLETGAAILAVAFLTKSAVWPLGFWLPTTYSAASPPVAALLVLMTKVGVYVLLRLWLLVFADHAGVASALGANALLAIGVVTIAFGSIGLLASQELGRMAGYSAIISSGTLLAAIGYGQPNVISAALFYLLSSTLAVAALVMLIELIDRIRKPSAAMLALTMEAFAIGDAPEEADSAGVPIPAAMAFLGLSFFACALIIAGLPPLSGFIAKFSLFHAMLNPYGLSALTADTGNLAAWLLMALIIVSGLAAIISLMRYGVRTFWATESTPPRLQVTEAGAVGGLLFLCILLTVQAGPLRSYLDRVSIGLHYPADYTQRVLSAPTVPGVVNSEGSE; encoded by the coding sequence ATGAGCAGCCACTGGCTGGACCAGCTGTTGCTGACGCCCATACTCATACCGCTCTTGGCTGCTGCCGCGCTGGTTATCATCAACCAGCGCCGCCATCAGCTGAAGTTCTCCATCAACCTGATCAGCTGCCTGGCGCTGCTGGCCAACGCGGTGGCGCTGGTCTATCTGACTGACACCGAGCACTGGCCGCGAGACATCGGCGTTTACCTTGCGGCCAACTGGGCTACGCCCTTCGGTATCGCGCTGATGGCCGACCGTCTGGCCGCGATGATGCTGCTGTTGACGGCGATCATAGCGCTGGCCTCACTGCTCTATGCCTATGCCCGCTGGAGCCGCACGGGCGTACATTTTCATTCGTTGTTCCAGTTCCTGCTCATGGGTATCAACGGTGCCTTCCTGACCGGGGACCTGTTCAACCTCTTCGTGTTCTTCGAGATCATGCTGGCCGCGTCCTACGGCCTGGTGCTGCACGGCTTCAATGCCGCACGGGTGCGCGCAGGCATGCAGTACATCGTGATCAACCTGGTATCTTCCCTGTTCTTTCTGATCGGCGTGGCGCTGATCTACGCTGCGGCCGGCACATTGAACATGGCTGACCTGGCGACGCAGCTTACCGGGCTGACGCCAACTGACAGATTATTACTGGAGACCGGCGCAGCCATTCTCGCCGTGGCCTTCCTTACCAAAAGCGCGGTATGGCCGCTGGGATTCTGGCTGCCGACCACCTACTCGGCGGCGTCACCCCCCGTTGCTGCCCTGCTGGTGCTGATGACTAAGGTCGGCGTCTATGTTCTGCTCAGGTTATGGCTTCTGGTCTTTGCCGATCATGCGGGCGTAGCCAGTGCGCTGGGGGCCAACGCCCTGCTGGCTATCGGCGTGGTAACCATCGCATTTGGCAGCATCGGACTACTGGCGAGCCAGGAACTGGGCCGCATGGCAGGCTACAGCGCGATCATATCCTCCGGCACCCTGCTTGCCGCGATCGGCTACGGCCAGCCCAACGTGATCAGCGCTGCATTGTTCTACCTGCTCAGTTCGACACTGGCGGTCGCGGCGCTGGTCATGCTCATCGAACTGATCGACCGTATCCGCAAACCCAGCGCCGCCATGCTGGCCCTGACCATGGAAGCCTTTGCCATAGGCGATGCGCCCGAGGAAGCCGACTCGGCTGGTGTCCCTATACCGGCGGCGATGGCGTTTCTCGGTCTGTCATTCTTTGCCTGCGCGCTGATCATAGCGGGCCTGCCACCGCTGTCCGGCTTTATCGCCAAGTTCAGCCTGTTCCATGCCATGCTCAACCCCTACGGTCTGTCCGCGCTGACTGCAGACACCGGTAATCTGGCGGCCTGGCTGCTGATGGCGCTGATCATTGTTTCCGGGCTGGCGGCGATCATTTCGCTGATGCGCTATGGCGTACGTACCTTCTGGGCAACCGAATCCACCCCGCCACGCTTGCAAGTGACCGAGGCTGGCGCAGTGGGTGGCCTGCTGTTTCTCTGTATCCTGCTCACCGTTCAGGCCGGACCGCTGCGTAGCTATCTGGACCGCGTTTCGATCGGCCTGCATTACCCTGCCGATTACACGCAGCGGGTGCTCTCCGCGCCAACGGTGCCCGGTGTCGTCAATTCGGAGGGCAGCGAATGA